One Streptomyces sp. ML-6 genomic region harbors:
- a CDS encoding mandelate racemase/muconate lactonizing enzyme family protein codes for MLTVNRTRPAGPAGRISRVETLMLGTSWRDFGYVRVHTDEGLSGIGEITHPYRVGEVCDLTEAIARRHLIGADPFDVEELWLRVYQGDFLRGGDMGGIALSGLDQAMYDLMGKALGVPAYRLTGGACRDDVRVYANGWYTGEREPETFAAKARETVAKGFTALKFDPFGPGLHELERAELRRSVDLVAAVREAIGPDVDLFIEGHARFAMPTAARLVRELEPFDIGWFEEPMPWTHIERYAELRQRAAFPISGGEHFHNRYEYKQLFATNAVDIIQPDLSMAGGFTEVRKLAAIADTHGMLVAPHNSNSPLCTTVSVHATLGIPNFKILETFDGLLEDYVFDALKGTLPVVDGRIGLPTAPGLGVELVDEVFEEHPPSHRFWNMFADGWEKRNRT; via the coding sequence ATGCTCACAGTCAACCGCACCCGCCCCGCAGGCCCCGCGGGCCGGATCTCCCGGGTCGAGACCCTGATGCTCGGCACCTCCTGGCGCGACTTCGGCTACGTCCGGGTCCACACCGACGAGGGCCTGTCCGGCATCGGCGAGATCACCCACCCCTACCGCGTCGGCGAGGTCTGCGACCTGACCGAGGCGATCGCGCGACGCCACCTCATCGGCGCCGACCCCTTCGACGTCGAGGAGCTCTGGCTCCGCGTCTACCAGGGCGACTTCCTGCGCGGCGGCGACATGGGCGGCATCGCCCTGTCCGGCCTCGACCAGGCGATGTACGACCTGATGGGCAAGGCGCTCGGCGTCCCCGCCTACCGGCTGACCGGCGGCGCCTGCCGGGACGACGTACGTGTGTACGCCAACGGCTGGTACACCGGCGAACGCGAGCCCGAGACCTTCGCGGCCAAGGCCCGCGAGACCGTCGCCAAGGGCTTCACCGCTCTCAAGTTCGACCCTTTCGGCCCCGGACTGCACGAGCTGGAGCGCGCCGAACTGCGCCGCTCCGTCGACCTCGTGGCCGCCGTCCGCGAGGCCATCGGGCCGGACGTGGACCTCTTCATCGAGGGGCACGCCCGGTTCGCGATGCCGACCGCGGCCCGGCTGGTGCGCGAGCTGGAGCCGTTCGACATCGGCTGGTTCGAGGAGCCGATGCCCTGGACCCACATCGAGCGCTACGCGGAACTGCGCCAGCGCGCCGCGTTCCCGATCTCCGGCGGCGAGCACTTCCACAACCGCTACGAGTACAAGCAGCTCTTCGCCACCAACGCGGTCGACATCATCCAGCCCGACCTCTCCATGGCCGGCGGCTTCACCGAGGTCAGGAAGCTCGCCGCGATTGCCGACACCCACGGCATGCTCGTGGCCCCGCACAACTCCAACTCGCCGCTCTGCACCACCGTCTCGGTGCACGCGACGCTCGGCATCCCCAACTTCAAGATCCTGGAGACCTTCGACGGCCTCCTGGAGGACTACGTCTTCGACGCCCTCAAGGGCACCCTGCCGGTCGTCGACGGCCGCATCGGCCTGCCGACCGCACCCGGCCTCGGTGTCGAACTCGTCGACGAGGTCTTCGAGGAACACCCGCCCAGCCACCGCTTCTGGAACATGTTCGCGGACGGCTGGGAGAAGCGGAACCGGACATGA
- a CDS encoding peptidase C14 yields MLRASGLAGLVIAGTAAASGTAQAAPARAGDVLRLDTVAELRELNTKPLAAGTQILLAGHTRPGDGGGMALRWDPTSTAAHNNGTVIAPRNAKTGRWHQLHTGTLDFRTFGHFDAKTPADAALDAMIADKSVHRIEAHTDLLFTKRHLFDRSHIELDFGGNRIRTEGIEKNTHDNPFGAVLSFRGTLTDTTVEHALPAKVIELTDTFPVPDAKAFEVGQWWAVQVAPVEGGGRDERELQKLVEITEIVDATHIRIGYLNGWELAAGRTLTWTRVEPVRDAHVRNMVFEGAGRDEYTGSHPVSYEYAVGCDVSGIHATGSFWPVIMRRWCTRFRTEDCSLKNPPTVEYGGAGYLTQQIYCLYGRVADCTTSNVRHLNDLTASAYCTVVNCHGDGDDAGGNPFTTHGQYEHDLLFDGNSGLMDIANSGAQWGISAKRITVRRHVCSWFTANTKITDLTLEDVTVIARPTFDQAGTLTVNADGAQVRGCTAKTFAVAQRSARSGRPTTISDCSFEPPAGAVLVQTPVTAPVHFVRCTFKGVDGAILRGAGPVHLTDCTVIGAENAAPLSVGSADLRIDGGHYDNTGIELSAVRDQRITLTGGVRLTGGNKAKALLGRAAGSGKVTWDINGIAGVASGADTAHIRIADGTNHYAASGSRFTGGTLHLAPGALASALHTGCVEDGTKRTAMPANGPSVRTDGNLIL; encoded by the coding sequence GTGCTGCGGGCTTCGGGTCTGGCCGGTCTGGTCATCGCCGGTACGGCCGCGGCCTCCGGCACCGCGCAGGCCGCGCCCGCCCGGGCAGGCGACGTACTGCGCCTGGACACCGTCGCCGAACTGCGCGAGCTGAACACCAAACCGCTCGCCGCCGGCACCCAGATCCTCCTGGCCGGCCACACCCGCCCCGGCGACGGCGGCGGCATGGCCCTGCGCTGGGACCCCACGTCCACCGCCGCCCACAACAACGGCACCGTCATCGCACCCAGGAACGCGAAGACCGGACGCTGGCACCAGCTCCACACCGGCACCCTCGACTTCCGCACCTTCGGCCACTTCGACGCCAAGACCCCCGCCGACGCCGCACTCGACGCCATGATCGCCGACAAGAGCGTCCACCGCATCGAAGCCCACACCGACCTCCTGTTCACCAAACGCCACCTCTTCGACCGCTCCCACATCGAACTCGACTTCGGCGGCAACCGCATACGCACCGAAGGCATCGAGAAGAACACCCACGACAACCCCTTCGGCGCCGTCCTCTCCTTCCGCGGCACCCTCACCGACACCACCGTCGAGCACGCGCTCCCCGCCAAGGTCATCGAGCTGACCGACACCTTCCCGGTCCCCGACGCCAAGGCGTTCGAGGTCGGCCAGTGGTGGGCCGTCCAGGTCGCCCCGGTCGAGGGCGGCGGGCGCGACGAGCGCGAACTGCAGAAGCTCGTCGAGATCACCGAGATCGTCGACGCCACGCACATCCGGATCGGCTACCTCAACGGCTGGGAACTCGCCGCCGGACGCACCCTCACCTGGACCCGCGTCGAACCGGTCCGCGACGCCCACGTCCGCAACATGGTCTTCGAGGGCGCCGGCCGCGACGAGTACACCGGCTCCCACCCGGTCTCCTATGAGTACGCGGTGGGCTGCGACGTCTCCGGCATCCACGCCACCGGCTCCTTCTGGCCGGTCATCATGCGCCGCTGGTGCACCCGCTTCCGCACCGAGGACTGCTCCCTGAAGAACCCGCCCACCGTCGAGTACGGCGGCGCGGGCTACCTCACCCAGCAGATCTACTGCCTGTACGGGCGGGTCGCGGACTGCACGACCAGCAACGTGCGCCACCTCAACGACCTCACCGCCTCCGCCTACTGCACCGTCGTCAACTGCCACGGCGACGGCGACGACGCGGGCGGCAACCCCTTCACCACCCACGGCCAGTACGAGCACGACCTGCTCTTCGACGGCAACTCCGGGCTGATGGACATCGCCAACTCCGGTGCGCAGTGGGGCATCTCCGCCAAGCGGATCACCGTACGACGGCACGTCTGCTCCTGGTTCACCGCCAACACCAAGATCACCGACCTGACCCTGGAGGACGTCACGGTGATCGCCCGCCCCACCTTCGACCAGGCGGGCACCCTCACCGTCAACGCCGACGGGGCCCAGGTGCGCGGCTGCACCGCGAAGACCTTCGCCGTCGCCCAGCGCTCCGCCCGCTCCGGCCGCCCCACCACCATCAGCGACTGCTCCTTCGAGCCGCCCGCCGGCGCCGTCCTCGTGCAGACCCCGGTCACCGCCCCCGTCCACTTCGTGCGCTGCACGTTCAAGGGCGTCGACGGCGCGATCCTGCGCGGCGCGGGGCCCGTCCACCTCACCGACTGCACCGTCATCGGCGCCGAGAACGCCGCGCCGCTCTCGGTCGGCTCGGCCGACCTGCGGATCGACGGCGGGCACTACGACAACACCGGCATCGAACTCAGCGCCGTGCGCGACCAGCGGATCACCCTCACCGGCGGGGTCCGTCTCACCGGCGGCAACAAGGCCAAGGCACTGCTCGGCCGGGCCGCCGGCTCCGGGAAGGTCACCTGGGACATCAACGGGATCGCCGGCGTCGCCTCCGGAGCGGACACCGCCCACATCCGCATAGCCGACGGCACCAACCACTACGCGGCGAGCGGCAGCCGTTTCACCGGCGGCACGCTCCACCTCGCCCCGGGCGCCCTGGCCTCGGCCCTGCACACCGGGTGCGTGGAGGACGGCACGAAGCGCACCGCGATGCCCGCGAACGGCCCGTCGGTGCGCACGGACGGGAACCTGATCCTGTGA
- a CDS encoding peptidase C14, translating into MSVPPPSSSVSSRRAVLRASGLAGLVIAGTAAASGTAQAAPARAGDVLRLDTVAELRELKTGPLAAGTQILLAGHTRPGDGGGMALRWDPTSTAAHNNGTVIAPRNAKTGRWHQLHTGTLDFRTFGHFDAKTPADAALDAMIADKSVHRIEAHTDLLFTKRHLFDRSHIELDFGGNRIRTEGIEKNTHDNPFGAVLSFRGTLTDTTVKHTLGAAMPDLSDLFEVGDSSKFSVGQWWAVEVNALAGKYEKEIQRLVQVTDVVDATHIRVNYKIGWDLAAGRTLTWTRVEPVDRAHVRNMVFEGWGEDEMSGSHPVAYEYAVRCDVSGIEAVGTFWPVVMRRWCTYYRTEQCSLTNPKSVTYGGAGYLTQQIYCLYGHVEDCHTSNARHLNDFTASAYCYVTNCHGDGDDEGPFVTHGQFEHDLVYTGNSGLMTFANSGAAWGGRAKRITVRRHACSWFVARVKITDLTLEDVLVIGKKSLSGSGMLWVNADGVQMRGCTATGPLIVSRASDLSARPNVIADSSFAFAAGAEITQANVTAPLALRRNVLKGVDGAVFNGTGPLVLDQCTLTGSKDTAPVSLKHTDITVLGGELRDTGLKLASDKDQRLRVDGTRLNGTNKDGALLSRTGAGRTVDWQLSGLDSTAPKGTAHVLVTEGPNRYRATGSTFTGGRLELRPAAFTGSSHLLHTGCVEDGTERTALPDEGERVSHSAATLRI; encoded by the coding sequence ATGAGCGTTCCGCCCCCCTCCTCCTCCGTTTCGTCCCGTCGTGCCGTGTTGCGGGCTTCGGGTCTGGCCGGTCTGGTCATCGCCGGTACGGCCGCGGCCTCCGGCACCGCGCAGGCCGCGCCCGCCCGGGCAGGCGACGTGCTGCGCCTGGACACCGTCGCCGAACTGCGCGAGCTGAAAACCGGACCGCTCGCCGCCGGCACCCAGATCCTCCTGGCCGGCCACACCCGCCCCGGCGACGGCGGCGGCATGGCCCTGCGCTGGGACCCCACGTCCACCGCCGCCCACAACAACGGCACCGTCATCGCACCCAGGAACGCGAAGACCGGACGCTGGCACCAGCTCCACACCGGCACCCTCGACTTCCGCACCTTCGGCCACTTCGACGCCAAGACCCCCGCCGACGCCGCACTCGACGCCATGATCGCCGACAAGAGCGTCCACCGCATCGAAGCCCACACCGACCTCCTGTTCACCAAACGCCACCTCTTCGACCGCTCCCACATCGAACTCGACTTCGGCGGCAACCGCATACGCACCGAAGGCATCGAGAAGAACACCCACGACAACCCCTTCGGCGCCGTCCTCTCCTTCCGCGGCACCCTCACCGACACCACCGTCAAGCACACCCTGGGTGCGGCGATGCCGGACCTGTCGGACCTGTTCGAGGTCGGTGACTCGTCGAAGTTCTCCGTGGGCCAGTGGTGGGCCGTGGAGGTCAACGCCCTGGCGGGCAAGTACGAGAAGGAGATCCAGCGGCTCGTCCAGGTCACCGATGTCGTCGACGCAACGCACATCCGGGTGAACTACAAGATCGGCTGGGACCTGGCCGCCGGACGCACCCTCACCTGGACCCGCGTCGAGCCCGTCGACCGCGCCCACGTCCGCAACATGGTCTTCGAGGGCTGGGGCGAGGACGAGATGTCCGGCTCGCACCCGGTCGCGTACGAGTACGCGGTGCGCTGCGACGTCTCCGGGATCGAGGCCGTCGGCACCTTCTGGCCGGTCGTGATGCGCCGCTGGTGCACGTACTACCGCACCGAGCAGTGCTCACTGACCAACCCGAAGTCGGTCACGTACGGCGGCGCGGGCTACCTCACCCAGCAGATCTACTGCCTGTACGGGCACGTGGAGGACTGTCACACCTCCAACGCCCGCCACCTCAACGACTTCACGGCCTCGGCCTACTGCTACGTCACCAACTGCCACGGCGACGGCGACGACGAGGGCCCGTTCGTGACGCACGGCCAGTTCGAGCACGACCTCGTCTACACCGGCAACTCCGGGCTGATGACCTTCGCCAACTCCGGCGCCGCCTGGGGCGGCCGGGCCAAGCGGATCACCGTCCGCCGGCACGCCTGCTCCTGGTTCGTGGCCCGGGTCAAGATCACCGATCTGACCCTGGAGGACGTCCTCGTCATCGGCAAGAAGTCCCTGTCCGGCTCCGGCATGCTCTGGGTCAACGCCGACGGCGTGCAGATGCGCGGCTGCACGGCCACGGGACCGCTGATCGTCTCCCGGGCCTCGGACCTGTCCGCCCGCCCCAATGTGATCGCCGACTCCTCGTTCGCGTTCGCGGCCGGCGCGGAGATCACCCAGGCCAACGTGACCGCCCCGCTCGCCCTCCGGCGCAACGTCCTGAAGGGCGTCGACGGAGCGGTGTTCAACGGCACCGGGCCGCTCGTCCTGGACCAGTGCACGCTCACCGGCTCGAAGGACACCGCCCCCGTCTCGCTCAAGCACACCGACATCACCGTGCTGGGCGGCGAACTCCGCGACACCGGGCTCAAGCTGGCCTCCGACAAGGACCAGCGGCTGCGCGTCGACGGAACGCGGCTGAACGGCACCAACAAGGACGGCGCCCTGCTGTCGCGCACCGGTGCCGGACGGACCGTCGACTGGCAGCTCTCCGGCCTCGACTCGACCGCACCCAAGGGCACCGCCCACGTACTGGTCACCGAGGGCCCCAACCGCTACCGGGCCACCGGCTCCACCTTCACCGGCGGCCGGCTCGAACTGCGGCCCGCGGCGTTCACCGGCAGCAGCCACCTGCTGCACACCGGCTGCGTCGAGGACGGCACCGAGCGCACCGCGCTGCCGGACGAGGGCGAGCGCGTCTCCCACAGCGCGGCCACGCTGCGCATCTGA
- a CDS encoding SDR family oxidoreductase yields the protein MTAALPPRGTERFDLTGRTAVVTGAARGLGRAFATGLAEAGADLVLVDLPGAEGIDATAAAVEALGRRCRTYGQDLADIDALPDFVDTVRAEAGPLHILVNNAGTAALERFNEITPASWSHIMRVNVDAVFFLSQRVAEHMTADSVPGRIITITSKNALVAEAGLAHYNASKAAAQLLTETLAVELAPHGITANTLAPGMVETPIDGEFPFDREAFESAYRERIPLGRYARPDECVGALLLLASDAGAYLTGARIVVDGGVLADQMPRMRFMPPYRNTI from the coding sequence ATGACCGCAGCCCTCCCGCCGCGCGGAACCGAGCGCTTCGACCTGACCGGCCGCACCGCGGTCGTGACCGGTGCCGCCCGGGGCCTCGGCCGGGCCTTCGCCACCGGCCTCGCGGAGGCCGGCGCCGACCTGGTGCTCGTCGACCTGCCCGGTGCCGAGGGCATCGACGCGACCGCGGCGGCCGTGGAGGCGCTCGGCCGGCGCTGCCGCACCTACGGACAGGACCTCGCGGACATCGACGCGCTGCCGGACTTCGTCGACACCGTGCGCGCCGAGGCCGGACCGCTGCACATCCTGGTCAACAACGCGGGCACGGCCGCGCTGGAACGCTTCAACGAGATCACCCCCGCCAGCTGGTCGCACATCATGCGGGTCAACGTCGACGCCGTCTTCTTCCTCAGCCAGCGCGTCGCCGAGCACATGACGGCGGACTCCGTGCCGGGCCGCATCATCACCATCACCTCGAAGAACGCCCTGGTGGCCGAGGCCGGGCTGGCCCACTACAACGCCTCCAAGGCGGCCGCCCAGCTCCTCACCGAGACCCTGGCGGTCGAACTCGCCCCGCACGGCATCACCGCCAACACCCTCGCCCCCGGCATGGTCGAGACCCCCATCGACGGCGAGTTCCCCTTCGACCGGGAGGCCTTCGAGTCCGCGTACCGCGAGCGCATCCCGCTCGGCAGGTACGCCCGGCCCGACGAATGCGTGGGCGCCCTGCTGCTGCTCGCCTCGGACGCCGGGGCGTACCTCACCGGGGCCCGCATCGTCGTCGACGGGGGAGTGCTGGCCGACCAGATGCCGCGCATGCGCTTCATGCCGCCCTACCGCAACACGATCTGA
- a CDS encoding IclR family transcriptional regulator: MTNSAAPEEPKYWVKSVARAADILEALAAPSQGNGLSVTEVGQACSISKSAAFGMLQTLRAYGLVSDDGEGMNRRYRLGMNLARLGDRARAQVSLRGVAHPVLTELTRTTGMASRLAVPEDGHAVVVDQVELDQRVRLDLRMGQRELPHCTGLGKALLSAVPQSEAASVVERFGLPRRTSRTITDPATFLSHLRDIARVGYALDDEEDAEGIICIGAPVFDDRAVCAGAVSITGLKLGLPAWRYQELGGQVRDAARRISLSLGWVEEPGQAISDSATPHSDEFSS; this comes from the coding sequence ATGACGAACAGTGCTGCCCCAGAAGAACCGAAGTACTGGGTCAAGAGCGTGGCCAGGGCAGCGGACATCCTCGAGGCGCTCGCCGCCCCCTCCCAGGGGAACGGTCTGAGCGTCACGGAGGTCGGCCAGGCCTGCTCCATCTCCAAGAGCGCCGCCTTCGGCATGCTCCAGACCCTGCGCGCCTACGGCCTCGTCTCGGACGACGGCGAGGGCATGAACCGCCGCTACCGGCTCGGCATGAACCTGGCCAGGCTCGGCGACCGGGCCCGCGCCCAGGTCTCGCTGCGCGGGGTGGCCCACCCCGTCCTGACCGAGCTGACCCGCACCACCGGCATGGCCTCCCGGCTCGCCGTGCCCGAGGACGGCCACGCGGTCGTGGTCGACCAGGTCGAACTCGACCAGCGGGTCCGGCTGGACCTGCGGATGGGCCAGCGCGAGCTGCCGCACTGCACCGGCCTGGGCAAGGCGCTGCTGTCGGCCGTGCCGCAGAGCGAGGCGGCCTCGGTCGTCGAGCGGTTCGGGCTGCCCCGGCGCACCTCCCGCACGATCACCGACCCGGCGACCTTCCTCTCGCACCTGCGCGACATCGCCCGGGTCGGCTACGCCCTGGACGACGAGGAGGACGCCGAGGGGATCATCTGCATCGGCGCCCCGGTCTTCGACGACCGTGCGGTGTGCGCCGGGGCCGTCTCGATCACCGGCCTCAAGCTCGGCCTGCCGGCCTGGCGCTACCAGGAACTGGGCGGCCAGGTGCGGGACGCGGCCCGCCGGATCAGCCTCTCGCTCGGCTGGGTCGAGGAGCCGGGACAGGCCATATCCGACAGCGCCACACCGCATTCCGACGAATTCAGCTCTTGA
- a CDS encoding GNAT family N-acetyltransferase, with product MTAVIRTATPADDPELAGLWRLCFDAPQVTALHALDPDRHRHTFVAQNTAGDGIDAVVVYVPRTIRDADGAPRRVGGIGSVATRPEARGRGLVRRLLVEAERTMRAEGCAWSLLFTGTPGVYRGSGWQEFDSAYTEGTLTGGTLAPPSAAGTTFRIRPATERDTAGVAALHRAYNADRPLSSLRSAEDWAVRVPAWYGPAERWLVAEDPASGALAGWIVAQHVGEYVEVREFAGTPGSLGELLAAVGERGRAAGLERARVRLPDEPGVRAALPALLRDARRVTERVGMARPLHATAESVRAAVTAPGAVHWYGDCF from the coding sequence GTGACCGCCGTCATCCGGACCGCCACCCCGGCCGACGACCCGGAGCTGGCCGGGCTGTGGCGGCTGTGCTTCGACGCCCCGCAGGTCACCGCCCTGCACGCCCTCGACCCGGACCGCCACCGGCACACCTTCGTCGCGCAGAACACCGCGGGCGACGGGATCGACGCGGTCGTCGTCTACGTGCCGAGGACGATCCGCGACGCGGACGGCGCCCCGCGGCGGGTCGGCGGCATCGGCAGCGTCGCCACCCGCCCCGAGGCCCGCGGGCGGGGGCTGGTGCGGCGGCTGCTGGTGGAGGCGGAGCGCACCATGCGGGCCGAGGGGTGCGCCTGGTCGCTGCTGTTCACCGGCACCCCCGGCGTCTACCGGGGCTCGGGCTGGCAGGAGTTCGACAGCGCGTACACCGAGGGGACGCTCACCGGCGGGACGCTCGCACCGCCGTCCGCCGCGGGGACAACCTTCCGCATTCGGCCGGCCACCGAGCGGGACACCGCGGGGGTGGCCGCGCTGCACCGTGCGTACAACGCGGACCGGCCGCTCAGTTCGCTGCGGAGCGCCGAGGACTGGGCGGTGCGCGTGCCCGCCTGGTACGGCCCGGCCGAGCGGTGGCTCGTGGCCGAGGACCCCGCGTCGGGGGCGCTCGCCGGCTGGATCGTGGCCCAGCACGTGGGGGAGTACGTCGAGGTGCGGGAGTTCGCGGGGACACCCGGGTCCCTGGGGGAACTGCTCGCAGCGGTCGGCGAACGGGGTCGGGCGGCGGGGCTGGAGCGGGCCCGGGTCCGGCTCCCCGACGAACCCGGGGTCCGGGCCGCGCTGCCGGCCCTGCTGAGGGACGCCCGGCGGGTGACGGAGCGGGTGGGCATGGCACGCCCGCTGCACGCCACCGCGGAATCCGTCCGGGCCGCGGTCACGGCGCCCGGCGCGGTGCACTGGTACGGCGACTGCTTCTGA
- a CDS encoding amidohydrolase family protein, which produces MIVDVHSHLFRHSHDFTEPFESDSARAHAGEVDLTVKWEEYAATAPEGTRTIVVGGKARRSGLWVDDTAVASYVAAHPDRLIGYLSLDPTQPGWQDELRYGHQELGLRGIKLMPMYAGFDPAAEEYDELYAYAERHGLPLLVHTGTTFVSSAPLEWAMPRHLDAVAIRHPELRMVLAHLGHPFEGECIAVIRKHPHVYADISALHYRPFQLWHSLRLVQDYGVFDKLMFGSDYPFTTVDDSVKGLREIARVPGIPGLPPLDVDKVEEIIHRPSLELLGLDG; this is translated from the coding sequence ATGATCGTCGACGTCCACTCCCACCTCTTCCGGCACAGCCACGACTTCACCGAACCGTTCGAGTCGGACTCCGCCCGCGCCCACGCGGGCGAGGTCGACCTCACGGTGAAGTGGGAGGAGTACGCCGCCACCGCCCCCGAGGGCACCCGCACGATCGTCGTCGGGGGCAAGGCACGGCGCAGCGGCCTCTGGGTCGACGACACCGCCGTCGCCTCGTACGTCGCGGCGCACCCCGACCGGCTCATCGGCTACCTCTCGCTCGACCCCACCCAGCCCGGCTGGCAGGACGAACTCCGGTACGGCCACCAGGAACTGGGCCTGCGCGGCATCAAACTGATGCCGATGTACGCGGGCTTCGACCCGGCCGCGGAGGAGTACGACGAGCTGTACGCGTACGCCGAACGGCACGGCCTCCCGCTCCTGGTGCACACCGGCACGACCTTCGTGTCGAGCGCGCCGCTGGAGTGGGCGATGCCCCGCCACCTGGACGCGGTCGCCATCCGCCACCCCGAACTGCGGATGGTCCTCGCCCACCTCGGCCACCCCTTCGAGGGCGAGTGCATCGCGGTCATCCGCAAGCACCCGCACGTGTACGCGGACATCAGCGCCCTGCACTACCGGCCCTTCCAGCTCTGGCACAGCCTGCGGCTGGTCCAGGACTACGGGGTCTTCGACAAGCTGATGTTCGGCAGCGACTACCCGTTCACGACGGTCGACGACTCGGTGAAGGGGCTGCGGGAGATCGCCCGCGTCCCCGGCATACCCGGGCTGCCGCCGCTCGACGTGGACAAGGTGGAGGAGATCATCCACCGGCCGTCGCTGGAACTGCTGGGCCTGGACGGCTGA
- a CDS encoding aspartate aminotransferase family protein has product MSSGPVENGSGARLAERARLVVPGGVNSGQRSVPGLTDLVVTGTDGARFRTADGREYTDFHSAFGPPLLGHNDPDVARATAEAGATLGHMGVGVTEGEILLAEQLAELIPSIEKVLLTSTGSEATFHALRVSRAATGRRLVVKFQGCYHGWHDAVSLNVISAPEKVGGHDPISTGILPEVLEATLVLPFNDSEAVRRAFAEHGSDIAAVIVEPVPHNVGALLPYQEFLTTLREETTKAGSVLIFDEVITGFRHDIGGWQKISGVTPDLTTLGKAIANGAPVGAIGGRADLMDLFSTRPGAPAFFAGTYNGHPSVVAAALATLRKLREEPVHEHVFRLGERARTELTALYERLGVPAVVTGYGSVFVSYFMPGEAPRTYADLLNNDASLFVGYRRKLLEHGLFELPLNLKRSHISYAHTDADVDRLVEGTEAAVKAVLADGGARDLENTSTMGGATR; this is encoded by the coding sequence ATGAGTTCAGGCCCGGTGGAGAACGGATCCGGAGCCCGACTCGCCGAACGCGCCCGCCTGGTCGTGCCCGGCGGAGTGAACAGCGGGCAGCGCAGCGTTCCCGGACTGACCGACCTGGTCGTCACCGGGACCGACGGGGCGCGGTTCCGCACCGCCGACGGACGCGAGTACACCGACTTCCATTCGGCCTTCGGCCCGCCGCTGCTCGGACACAACGACCCCGACGTGGCCCGCGCCACCGCCGAGGCCGGCGCCACCCTCGGTCACATGGGCGTCGGCGTCACCGAGGGCGAGATCCTCCTCGCCGAACAGCTCGCCGAGCTGATCCCGTCGATCGAGAAGGTGCTGCTCACCAGCACCGGCAGCGAGGCCACGTTCCACGCGCTGCGCGTCTCGCGCGCCGCCACCGGCCGCCGCCTGGTCGTCAAGTTCCAGGGCTGCTACCACGGCTGGCACGACGCGGTCAGCCTCAATGTCATCTCCGCGCCCGAGAAGGTCGGCGGCCACGACCCGATCTCGACCGGCATCCTGCCCGAGGTCCTCGAAGCCACCCTCGTCCTGCCGTTCAACGACAGCGAGGCCGTCCGCCGCGCCTTCGCCGAGCACGGCTCCGACATCGCCGCCGTCATCGTCGAACCCGTCCCGCACAACGTCGGAGCGCTCCTGCCGTACCAGGAGTTCCTCACCACGCTGCGCGAGGAGACCACGAAGGCCGGCAGCGTCCTGATCTTCGACGAGGTCATCACCGGCTTCCGGCACGACATCGGCGGCTGGCAGAAGATCTCCGGCGTCACCCCCGACCTCACCACCCTCGGCAAGGCCATCGCCAACGGCGCCCCCGTCGGCGCGATCGGCGGCCGTGCCGACCTGATGGACCTCTTCTCCACCCGCCCCGGCGCCCCCGCCTTCTTCGCCGGCACGTACAACGGCCACCCGTCCGTCGTCGCCGCGGCCCTCGCCACCCTGCGCAAGCTGCGCGAGGAACCCGTCCACGAGCACGTCTTCCGGCTCGGCGAGCGGGCCCGCACCGAGCTGACCGCCCTGTACGAGCGCCTCGGCGTCCCCGCCGTCGTCACCGGCTACGGCTCCGTCTTCGTCAGCTACTTCATGCCGGGCGAGGCCCCCCGCACCTACGCGGACCTGCTGAACAACGACGCCTCGCTGTTCGTCGGCTACCGCCGCAAGCTCCTGGAGCACGGCCTGTTCGAGCTGCCGCTCAACCTCAAGCGCAGCCACATCAGCTACGCCCACACCGACGCCGACGTGGACCGCCTCGTCGAGGGCACCGAGGCCGCGGTCAAGGCCGTGCTCGCCGACGGCGGCGCCCGCGACCTGGAGAACACCTCCACCATGGGCGGAGCGACCCGCTGA